The Euphorbia lathyris chromosome 2, ddEupLath1.1, whole genome shotgun sequence genome includes a window with the following:
- the LOC136216874 gene encoding AT-hook motif nuclear-localized protein 9-like, which translates to MDRRDAMAISGSASFYMQRGMPGSGSGNQSGLNVSSNINQLSNTAMPFQSNIGGNAMGSSLQMETSTAIQSHGVNVGAQSAMQQSQGEVMKRKRGRPRKYGPDGAVSLALSPTLSTHPGTITPTQKRGRGRPPGTGRKQQLASLGEWLSGSAGMGFTPHIITIAVGEDIATKIMSFSQQGPRAICILSANGAVSTVTLRQPSTSGGTVTYEGRFEILCLSGSYLVTSNGGSRNRTGGLSVSLASPDGRVIGGGVGGMLVAASTVQVIVGSFIWGGSKTKNKKEGIEAGRDMDHQTVENPVTPSSIPPNQNLTSTSSVGLWAGSQSMDMRNSHVDIDLMRG; encoded by the exons ATGGATCGAAGAGATGCAATGGCGATATCTGGTTCTGCTTCATTCTATATGCAGAGAGGGATGCCTGGTTCCGGGTCTGGGAATCAGTCTGGTTTAAATGTATCATCAAACATCAACCAATTAAGTAATACAGCTATGCCTTTTCAATCTAATATTGGGGGAAATGCAATGGGATCTAGTTTACAAATGGAAACTTCAACTGCAATTCAATCTCATGGTGTCAATGTGGGTGCACAATCAGCTATGCAACAATCACAGGGTGAGGTTATGAAGAGGAAAAGGGGAAGGCCCCGGAAATATGGTCCGGATGGGGCTGTTTCATTGGCTTTATCTCCAACATTGTCTACTCATCCAGGTACAATAACCCCTACTCAGAAACGTGGTAGAGGCCGGCCGCCTGGTACTGGTAGAAAGCAACAATTAGCTTCCCTTG GTGAATGGCTGTCTGGTTCTGCCGGGATGGGGTTTACGCCTCATATCATCACCATTGCAGTAGGAGAA GACATTGCAACAAAGATAATGTCATTCTCACAGCAAGGACCAAGAGCCATATGCATCTTGTCGGCAAATGGTGCAGTCTCTACTGTGACTCTTCGCCAGCCATCGACTTCTGGAGGCACCGTCACTTATGAG GGGCGGTTCGAGATTTTGTGTTTATCAGGCTCTTACTTGGTTACTAGCAATGGTGGCTCCCGAAACCGAACTGGTGGGCTGAGTGTTTCTCTTGCTAGTCCTGATGGTCGTGTTATCGGTGGAGGAGTCGGAGGGATGCTTGTTGCAGCAAGCACTGTTCAG GTGATAGTTGGAAGTTTCATATGGGGTGGTTCAAAGACAAAGAACAAAAAAGAAGGTATAGAAGCCGGCCGGGATATGGACCATCAGACAGTCGAGAATCCGGTTACTCCAAGCAGCATTCCTCCAAATCAGAATCTTACTTCAACCTCATCCGTCGGCTTATGGGCAGGCTCACAGTCCATGGACATGCGCAACTCACACGTCGACATCGATTTGATGCGGGGTTGA